A single Prevotella sp. E15-22 DNA region contains:
- a CDS encoding TolC family protein, giving the protein MFRKIAFTLVVSVFCVGAMAQTADDSGISAGFFDSSNEKDLNFSMFKLPPLSVLFENAKQNPNILLLAKQQEMAQAEVAKQKKHIFSYVNGNASMSYGLTDIWSGSQGTGYGSGMVWQPHSSEQSFWNIGVNISVPLEDILDLGPSVKRKRMEVEQVQIQKDAAYDQLKLQIVTLYIKITNNLTALKTAGENAAAYQGAASLNEVEFHHGNMEIESYAYTGLQGQGAVTTYQSLLTEITTDIVTLEILTHTPIITNTTTDITLDSSIEKTKRQIARENRAVEKRIKKEAKEEEKLEKQLEKQSAKDALKTSEPTTPTPKE; this is encoded by the coding sequence ATGTTTAGGAAAATAGCATTTACCCTCGTTGTCTCTGTATTCTGCGTTGGTGCTATGGCGCAGACAGCCGACGATAGTGGCATCAGTGCCGGATTCTTCGATTCCAGTAATGAGAAGGACCTTAATTTCTCAATGTTTAAGCTTCCGCCATTGTCAGTTCTGTTTGAGAATGCCAAGCAGAATCCCAATATTCTGTTATTAGCCAAGCAACAGGAAATGGCACAAGCAGAAGTTGCTAAACAGAAAAAACATATTTTCTCTTACGTCAATGGCAATGCCAGCATGAGTTATGGCCTTACAGATATATGGAGTGGTTCCCAAGGCACTGGCTATGGCAGTGGCATGGTATGGCAGCCCCACTCTTCTGAACAAAGTTTTTGGAACATAGGTGTCAATATAAGTGTTCCTCTTGAGGACATTCTTGATTTAGGGCCATCCGTCAAACGCAAACGAATGGAAGTTGAGCAAGTACAGATTCAAAAAGATGCCGCCTACGATCAATTAAAACTGCAGATTGTCACGCTCTATATCAAAATAACGAACAACCTAACGGCTCTAAAAACTGCAGGTGAGAACGCAGCTGCTTATCAAGGCGCAGCATCTTTGAATGAGGTCGAATTTCACCATGGAAACATGGAAATCGAGTCATATGCTTACACAGGATTACAAGGTCAAGGCGCTGTTACGACATACCAATCCCTTCTCACAGAAATAACAACGGATATCGTCACTTTAGAGATTCTTACTCATACGCCCATCATTACAAATACAACAACAGACATCACGTTAGATTCCTCTATCGAAAAGACAAAGAGACAGATTGCTCGTGAAAACAGAGCTGTTGAGAAGCGCATTAAGAAAGAGGCAAAAGAGGAAGAAAAACTTGAAAAGCAGCTAGAAAAGCAATCCGCCAAAGATGCTTTAAAGACAAGTGAACCTACTACTCCAACTCCAAAAGAATGA
- a CDS encoding O-antigen ligase family protein, producing the protein MIKSFTSYNSNIRGRVIVLFLLFLLAIYLLATSGLTPFAAICMIPAIGLFLFLSFKQQNALFWYIFAMNYFVMGLQRYDYIPVPVTVVTVLPQLLLVMTLIIIPKKGQNSLANPMLLGLLLWTFYLGIQVFNETCGLPVSIGDWLTNMNFYAFYFIFAFVLVSKIINTPENIMRFLRIWAWFSIVATIWAWRQKTFGWDQAELRWLIGGAMRTHIIGGSIRYFSFFSDAATFGCNMGAAAALFYITSLTSKLRKDKILFAITGICCTYSFFASGTRSGLVCFMAGIALYVFLARSAKLTATVLLLGGAFVFILAFTNIGQGNMQIRRMRSAFNTKDASLNVRDLNKQALKKYLKDAPYGMGINIDESRIPRFNKFKVVYETSNDSTYVFFWQRTGIVGVYVFAAMNIIILLGGCFISFFKLQNKACKGISAAICCGFIGIQAGGYANHILLQYPNIILFYGGMAIVYLLPAIEPEYIAYEEKIYTKLEEKKRLKKEQQEKSRVKKLLSWT; encoded by the coding sequence ATGATAAAATCATTCACATCATACAACAGTAATATCAGAGGAAGAGTCATTGTACTCTTTCTTCTGTTTCTGTTAGCCATCTATCTTCTAGCGACATCAGGGCTTACACCTTTTGCTGCAATATGTATGATTCCCGCTATAGGCCTATTCCTATTTCTTTCTTTTAAGCAACAAAATGCACTTTTTTGGTATATTTTTGCAATGAACTACTTTGTAATGGGGCTACAACGATATGATTACATACCTGTCCCCGTTACGGTAGTCACTGTATTACCACAGTTACTGTTAGTGATGACTCTCATTATAATCCCAAAGAAAGGACAAAATTCCCTCGCCAATCCTATGCTTTTGGGTCTTTTACTTTGGACTTTCTATTTAGGAATTCAAGTCTTCAACGAGACTTGTGGATTGCCAGTAAGTATTGGGGATTGGCTAACCAATATGAACTTTTATGCGTTTTATTTCATCTTTGCATTTGTACTTGTTAGTAAAATCATCAATACTCCTGAGAATATCATGCGTTTTTTACGCATTTGGGCATGGTTCTCCATTGTCGCAACAATTTGGGCTTGGCGTCAAAAAACGTTCGGCTGGGATCAAGCAGAATTACGTTGGTTAATTGGCGGTGCCATGCGTACACACATCATTGGTGGCTCCATACGCTATTTTTCGTTCTTCTCAGATGCTGCCACCTTTGGTTGTAACATGGGCGCGGCTGCCGCTCTTTTTTACATCACAAGTCTCACAAGTAAACTTAGGAAAGATAAAATATTATTTGCTATCACCGGAATCTGTTGCACCTATAGTTTCTTTGCATCAGGAACCCGTTCTGGTTTGGTTTGCTTCATGGCAGGTATTGCCCTATACGTTTTCTTAGCTAGATCTGCCAAATTAACAGCAACAGTCTTGCTTCTTGGAGGAGCATTCGTTTTCATTCTTGCATTTACAAATATCGGTCAGGGCAACATGCAAATACGTCGTATGCGCTCAGCATTCAACACTAAAGACGCTTCACTCAATGTCCGTGATTTAAACAAACAGGCCTTAAAGAAGTACCTCAAAGATGCCCCTTATGGTATGGGTATCAATATTGATGAATCTAGGATTCCAAGATTCAACAAATTTAAAGTAGTATATGAAACCTCCAATGACTCTACATATGTGTTCTTTTGGCAACGTACTGGTATCGTAGGCGTCTACGTATTTGCAGCCATGAATATCATCATCCTATTGGGTGGGTGCTTCATTTCCTTCTTTAAACTACAGAACAAAGCTTGTAAAGGCATTTCAGCGGCTATTTGTTGTGGTTTTATTGGCATCCAAGCAGGAGGATATGCAAACCATATTCTACTTCAATATCCGAACATCATACTATTCTATGGCGGCATGGCCATTGTCTATTTACTTCCTGCCATAGAGCCTGAATATATTGCATACGAAGAAAAAATATATACAAAGCTAGAAGAGAAAAAACGTCTTAAGAAAGAACAGCAAGAAAAATCTAGAGTTAAGAAACTACTGTCATGGACATAA
- a CDS encoding glycosyltransferase family 2 protein: MDITLSIITINYNGLKDTCELIDSLPLEDHSIEVIVVDNASKNDEASIIKERYPAVIVIRSHKNLGFAGGNNIGIKAAHGKYLFFINNDTILKPQASDISHLVSRLESNEEIGIVCPKIRFAWDDNPIQFAGYTPLSRFTMRNRSIGFGEKDHGQYDTAHPTPYAHGAAMLVKRSAIDLVGLMPECYFLYYEELDWSMMFTRTGYSIWYEPACTIYHKESQSTGQQSPLKAYYLTRNRLLFVKRNIQGLRKYITYTYLIFLVAPRDICKYLLHGQLNLVSATIKGIMNLIF, from the coding sequence ATGGACATAACACTATCTATCATCACTATCAATTACAACGGGTTGAAAGATACCTGTGAATTAATTGATTCGTTACCTTTAGAGGATCATTCCATAGAGGTAATCGTGGTAGATAATGCATCGAAAAATGACGAAGCTTCCATCATCAAAGAACGCTATCCAGCCGTCATAGTAATTAGAAGTCATAAGAATCTAGGGTTTGCTGGTGGCAACAACATAGGCATCAAAGCCGCCCATGGAAAGTATCTTTTCTTCATCAACAACGACACGATTCTCAAGCCTCAGGCTTCAGACATCAGCCACCTCGTCTCGCGCCTAGAGTCCAATGAAGAAATTGGTATTGTATGTCCCAAGATTCGCTTTGCGTGGGATGACAATCCCATTCAATTTGCAGGCTACACCCCCCTTTCGCGATTTACCATGCGCAACCGCTCTATTGGCTTTGGAGAAAAAGACCATGGGCAATACGACACTGCCCACCCCACTCCTTATGCACATGGTGCTGCCATGTTGGTCAAACGCAGCGCTATCGACCTGGTTGGCCTTATGCCCGAATGCTATTTCCTCTATTACGAGGAGCTCGATTGGTCGATGATGTTCACTCGTACTGGCTACAGCATTTGGTACGAACCTGCTTGTACCATTTATCACAAGGAAAGCCAATCTACAGGACAACAAAGTCCGCTGAAGGCCTATTACCTCACACGCAACCGATTGTTGTTTGTCAAACGAAACATACAAGGACTGCGAAAATACATCACATACACATATCTAATATTCCTCGTTGCTCCTCGCGACATTTGCAAGTACCTTTTACATGGGCAACTAAATCTGGTATCAGCAACAATAAAAGGGATTATGAATTTAATATTTTAG
- a CDS encoding glycosyltransferase: MALTVAYIFVFAVFALFKSPREIKKAKQFNRFIVLIPAYKSGKRVLETVNAVLGQTYNQRNFDIVVISDHQSEMINMRLAQMPITLLTPDFEKSSKAKSLQYAILNLPQFKIYDTVVVLDAGDLVDPDYLELVNDAYDTSGSKVIQTHKMARNRDTSISRMDATFEEINNNIFRAGHNVVGLSAALNSSGSVFDFQWFKQNIMKVHSAMGEEKELEAMLANEGIFIDYFEDINVYDEKIRLIHDFNMQRGRWTYIQTHALFDNIHYLPSAFINSKHDQIDKIIQWAMVPRTIMMGIIAIMCFFLPFIYFSLVIKWWAIAAIAMFAFALATPDYLVDKNWDRDYLRAPLITVGAIINIFRAGRDEAGNRLDAFSHIIQRLRRVIRNKILKK, translated from the coding sequence GTGGCATTAACAGTAGCATATATCTTTGTTTTTGCAGTCTTTGCGCTATTTAAGAGTCCACGCGAGATCAAAAAAGCAAAGCAGTTCAATCGCTTTATCGTTTTAATTCCCGCCTATAAAAGTGGGAAGAGAGTGCTGGAAACAGTCAACGCCGTCCTTGGACAGACCTATAACCAGCGTAACTTTGATATTGTTGTCATCTCAGATCATCAAAGCGAGATGATAAACATGCGTTTGGCACAAATGCCCATCACCCTACTCACTCCTGACTTCGAAAAGAGTTCCAAAGCAAAATCACTGCAATACGCCATCCTAAATCTCCCACAATTCAAAATCTACGATACTGTTGTCGTATTAGATGCTGGCGACCTTGTTGATCCCGATTATCTGGAATTGGTCAATGATGCCTACGACACATCTGGTTCAAAAGTCATTCAGACACACAAAATGGCAAGGAACCGCGACACGTCCATCTCGCGTATGGATGCCACATTCGAGGAGATTAACAACAATATCTTCAGGGCTGGTCATAATGTAGTTGGATTGTCTGCAGCCTTAAACAGCTCAGGTTCTGTCTTCGATTTCCAATGGTTCAAACAAAACATCATGAAAGTACACTCTGCCATGGGCGAGGAAAAGGAATTGGAAGCCATGTTGGCCAACGAAGGCATCTTTATCGACTATTTCGAAGACATCAATGTCTACGATGAGAAGATACGCCTAATCCACGACTTCAACATGCAACGTGGTCGTTGGACCTATATACAAACACATGCCCTATTCGATAACATCCACTATCTGCCGTCTGCGTTCATTAATAGTAAGCACGACCAGATTGACAAGATTATCCAGTGGGCAATGGTTCCTCGAACCATCATGATGGGTATCATCGCCATCATGTGTTTCTTTCTACCATTCATCTATTTTTCTTTAGTCATCAAATGGTGGGCAATCGCAGCCATTGCTATGTTCGCATTCGCACTGGCAACGCCTGACTATCTGGTGGATAAGAACTGGGATCGTGACTATCTGCGTGCGCCCCTCATCACTGTTGGTGCCATTATCAACATCTTCCGAGCAGGCAGAGACGAGGCAGGTAACCGTTTGGATGCTTTTTCTCATATCATACAAAGACTTAGAAGAGTCATCAGAAACAAAATTCTAAAGAAGTGA
- a CDS encoding glycosyltransferase family 2 protein: MSIRIIIEIIDLLLWIIIAGNVFYVLFFALASLLPKKKKTLPSSIIHQPSFLVLFPAYHEDVVIIHSIESFLHQEYPKDLFHVAVISDNMSDETNQHLASLPITLLCPNFEKSSKAKALRHAISSISHHTSSAYDYIVILDADNIVAPDYLTQLSTIAHPSMAIQCHRTAKNADNDIAALDGLSEEINNSIFRKGHNRIGMSSALIGSGMCFDYHWFCANVSKLDSAVEDRELEALLMMQGVHIHYAEDILVMDEKVSSSDNFQRQRLRWMTGQVQAFLQMLPSLPKAVITGNINYIDKTIQQALIPRSILLVLTPILCIIATLTSSIYHLPSIIYHLKWWFTLALFIIGLYIAIPNQLRTKVVLKKATVLPRLVWRMATNILHIKTSNKDFIHTVHNK, translated from the coding sequence GTGAGCATTAGAATTATCATAGAAATCATCGACTTACTGTTATGGATCATCATAGCAGGCAATGTTTTCTATGTTCTATTCTTTGCGCTCGCCTCACTTCTCCCCAAGAAGAAGAAAACTCTTCCATCATCCATCATCCACCAGCCATCTTTCCTTGTGCTCTTTCCTGCCTATCACGAAGATGTCGTCATCATCCATTCCATAGAGTCATTCCTACATCAGGAATACCCCAAGGATTTATTCCACGTGGCAGTTATTTCGGATAACATGAGCGACGAGACCAACCAACATTTAGCATCTCTTCCCATCACGCTTTTATGTCCCAACTTCGAAAAGAGCAGCAAGGCCAAAGCTTTGCGACATGCCATCTCTTCCATATCACATCATACATCATCCGCCTACGACTACATCGTCATTCTTGATGCTGATAACATTGTGGCACCAGACTATCTCACTCAGTTAAGTACCATTGCTCATCCCTCAATGGCCATTCAGTGCCATCGTACCGCCAAAAATGCCGACAACGATATTGCAGCTCTTGATGGCCTCAGCGAGGAAATCAACAACAGCATTTTTCGTAAAGGTCACAACCGCATCGGCATGTCATCCGCCCTCATCGGCTCAGGCATGTGCTTTGACTATCATTGGTTTTGTGCCAACGTCAGCAAACTCGATTCTGCTGTCGAAGATCGAGAACTTGAGGCTCTGCTCATGATGCAAGGTGTCCACATCCATTATGCAGAAGATATCCTGGTGATGGATGAGAAAGTCAGTAGTAGCGACAACTTCCAGCGCCAGCGTTTACGCTGGATGACTGGACAGGTACAAGCCTTTCTTCAGATGCTCCCATCCCTTCCAAAGGCTGTCATCACAGGGAACATCAATTATATCGACAAGACCATTCAGCAGGCCCTCATCCCTCGCTCCATCCTTCTTGTCCTCACACCAATTCTTTGCATCATTGCAACTCTTACATCATCCATCTACCATCTTCCATCTATCATCTACCATCTTAAATGGTGGTTCACCCTCGCACTATTCATTATAGGACTCTATATTGCCATTCCAAACCAGTTAAGAACTAAAGTTGTTTTAAAGAAAGCGACAGTTCTTCCAAGACTTGTTTGGCGAATGGCAACAAATATCTTGCATATCAAAACCAGTAACAAGGATTTCATTCATACCGTTCATAACAAATGA
- a CDS encoding glycosyltransferase family 4 protein yields MKIAIITSGILPIPAVQGGAVENLIDYYLEYNNQHRLHNITVYSVWHPEVKKHEALKSEVNHYEYINTHSLWFRLYSKVYSKLHPNGYYFHHLEYFFELAYRKLRKQHFDLIILENRPGFALKLKERLDTPIISHIHTDIINALTSRVDEIIKTHTGFICVSKYIQKRISDVGIPTRTTVVYNGLDTEQFKPSLNNINRQAFGFNEKDFIVIYTGRIVPDKGVKELIEAIALLKEEKDIKLLVVGGSNFADSVNHNTFLDELLEMERQLNGKVHFTGFVPYSELPNYLSLANVAVVPSKINEALGMSAIEATAMGLPVIATNDGGLPETLIGQKNIIIDKNKNLTTQIAEAILEIKGHYADYTGNQLNAQFTKEVYTQSFYNSLCSLYD; encoded by the coding sequence ATGAAGATTGCAATTATCACATCTGGAATACTGCCAATACCAGCAGTTCAAGGAGGTGCAGTCGAGAATCTAATAGACTACTACCTTGAATATAACAACCAGCACAGGTTGCATAACATCACGGTGTATAGTGTTTGGCATCCAGAAGTAAAAAAGCACGAAGCATTGAAATCAGAAGTGAACCATTATGAATACATCAACACGCATAGTTTATGGTTTCGCCTTTACAGTAAAGTTTATAGCAAGTTACACCCTAATGGCTACTATTTCCATCATTTAGAATACTTTTTTGAACTTGCCTATCGCAAACTCAGAAAACAGCATTTTGACTTAATTATACTTGAGAATCGCCCTGGATTTGCGCTAAAGCTAAAAGAGCGATTGGACACCCCAATTATATCTCACATACACACCGATATCATTAACGCCCTAACATCTCGTGTTGACGAGATTATTAAGACGCACACTGGTTTTATCTGTGTCTCAAAATACATTCAAAAACGAATTTCCGATGTTGGCATTCCTACAAGAACAACGGTAGTATACAACGGCCTTGATACAGAGCAGTTTAAACCTTCGCTAAACAACATCAACCGTCAAGCTTTTGGCTTTAACGAGAAAGACTTCATTGTGATTTACACAGGCCGCATTGTGCCCGACAAAGGAGTCAAGGAATTGATTGAGGCCATAGCACTGTTAAAAGAAGAAAAAGACATCAAGCTCTTAGTGGTAGGCGGAAGCAATTTTGCTGATAGCGTAAACCACAATACTTTCTTAGACGAGCTCCTGGAAATGGAAAGACAATTGAACGGCAAAGTTCATTTCACAGGCTTCGTACCCTACAGCGAACTCCCCAATTATCTCAGCCTTGCCAATGTTGCCGTAGTACCTTCGAAAATCAATGAAGCACTCGGCATGTCAGCTATCGAGGCCACAGCGATGGGATTACCAGTCATCGCCACCAACGACGGAGGGCTCCCTGAAACCTTAATAGGACAGAAAAATATTATCATTGACAAAAACAAGAATCTTACCACACAGATAGCCGAAGCCATATTAGAAATAAAAGGGCATTATGCTGACTATACGGGCAATCAGCTAAACGCCCAATTCACGAAAGAGGTATATACACAATCATTCTATAACTCATTATGCTCTTTGTATGATTAG
- a CDS encoding lipopolysaccharide biosynthesis protein, with the protein MSVSRTKRTIQNSKVSLILFVIQIFVGFYSRKVFLNYLGDEIIGLNTTLGNILSFLNLAELGIGIAMATSLYKPIHDKDENAIIDIMSVQRILYRRIAILLCGLSIPILIAIPFIFPSTECSIIYIYIAYFVFLSGSIFSYLWNYREVLIEADQKSFKLTPWIHCVRYIKIITQVILLIFTPLGIWGWIGAELAGNIATVFVINSVIKKEYPWLHKSKEETSILLQKHNIILTKTKQLFVHKIGGFVLYQTSPIVIYAFVSLEMVTHYGNYMMLIGYCLSLTSVIFGGMGASIGNLVADNNKQHTMDVFWELFSSRIWIGGIICFAMYICIEPFISMWIGNKYILDESTLLLLILYMFIQISRSVIESFKDAFQLFGDVWAPIVEACINLGGSILFGYLWGLNGVLIGVNLSLIIIILIWKPFYIFRHGLKSSVLSYYYQYTFHLLILVVGALIAKSLMTQISDKESNILIIALSIVIGLTVFSLITFSILYLCNRGMRMFIVRIKNIITNRI; encoded by the coding sequence ATGTCAGTTTCACGCACAAAAAGAACTATTCAGAACTCAAAAGTATCATTAATACTTTTTGTGATACAAATCTTTGTGGGTTTTTACTCCCGCAAGGTTTTTCTTAACTATCTAGGTGATGAAATCATTGGACTCAATACTACCCTTGGCAATATTCTAAGTTTTCTTAATTTAGCAGAACTTGGCATTGGTATTGCTATGGCGACATCACTATACAAGCCCATTCATGATAAAGATGAAAATGCCATTATAGATATCATGTCCGTGCAAAGAATACTCTACAGACGAATAGCGATTCTTCTATGCGGATTAAGCATCCCAATTCTGATTGCGATTCCTTTTATCTTTCCTTCTACGGAATGCAGTATTATTTATATATACATTGCTTATTTTGTTTTTCTTAGTGGTTCCATTTTTAGCTATCTTTGGAACTATCGAGAAGTACTTATCGAGGCAGACCAGAAGAGTTTCAAACTAACCCCATGGATTCATTGTGTACGCTATATAAAAATAATCACACAGGTTATATTACTCATTTTCACCCCCCTCGGTATTTGGGGATGGATTGGTGCGGAACTCGCTGGCAATATTGCTACAGTATTTGTAATCAACAGTGTTATTAAGAAAGAATATCCTTGGCTACATAAATCCAAAGAGGAAACTTCAATACTGCTACAAAAACACAATATCATTTTAACTAAAACAAAACAGTTATTTGTTCATAAGATTGGTGGTTTTGTTCTATACCAAACCTCACCAATCGTGATTTATGCATTTGTATCTCTCGAGATGGTCACCCACTATGGGAATTATATGATGTTAATTGGATATTGCTTATCCCTTACATCAGTTATCTTCGGCGGAATGGGTGCTTCGATTGGAAATTTAGTTGCAGACAACAACAAGCAACATACTATGGATGTATTCTGGGAACTTTTTTCTTCCAGAATATGGATAGGAGGCATCATTTGTTTTGCCATGTATATATGTATTGAACCATTCATTTCAATGTGGATTGGCAATAAATATATTTTGGATGAAAGTACCCTCTTACTACTTATCCTTTATATGTTTATACAAATTTCACGCTCTGTAATCGAATCATTTAAAGATGCATTCCAACTTTTCGGAGATGTATGGGCACCTATTGTTGAAGCATGTATTAATCTGGGAGGATCAATTCTCTTTGGATACCTATGGGGATTAAACGGAGTCCTAATTGGAGTCAATCTTAGTCTTATCATTATTATCCTAATTTGGAAACCATTCTATATCTTCCGCCATGGTTTGAAATCATCTGTTTTATCCTATTATTATCAATATACATTTCACCTACTTATTTTAGTCGTAGGCGCTTTGATTGCAAAATCGTTAATGACTCAAATAAGTGATAAAGAGAGTAACATATTAATTATAGCATTATCCATTGTTATAGGTCTAACAGTATTCTCTTTAATCACGTTCTCTATATTATACCTCTGCAACAGAGGTATGCGAATGTTCATCGTCCGCATTAAAAACATTATTACGAACAGAATTTAA
- a CDS encoding glycosyltransferase family 1 protein yields the protein MRILYDHQMFAIQEIGGISRCFAELYKNMPSNVDAQISLVESDNVYIREMNLHGIRPKRDGINHFICRQNFPGKWRLYELYKKITKKDVRPDNNLINSIEIIKKGDFDIFHPTYFDDYYLPYLNGKPFVLTIHDMIPELYPQYFQKDDFQIRMKRKLAPLANAIIAVSENTKQDIIRILGIPEEKVHVVYHGSSLAVPQKSSSPIQSPYILYVGDRRGYKNFIPFVKQVSPLLKQNKDLRVICTGHTFSKEEKTLFQEYGISKSFINIWAKDDAQLYSLYHHAICFIYPSEYEGFGIPILEAYQADCPVLLNNASCFPEIAKDAAIYFELTPERTNLKEKIEMILSLSSEERKTLLSKQRTRLNNFCWKKSAEELSKIYETI from the coding sequence ATGAGAATCCTATACGACCATCAAATGTTTGCGATACAAGAGATTGGAGGTATCTCACGTTGTTTTGCAGAGTTATATAAAAACATGCCAAGCAATGTTGATGCTCAAATATCTTTGGTTGAATCAGACAATGTATACATCAGGGAAATGAATCTACATGGGATTCGACCTAAAAGAGATGGAATTAATCATTTCATATGTCGCCAAAATTTTCCAGGAAAATGGCGTTTATATGAATTGTATAAAAAGATAACAAAAAAAGATGTAAGACCTGACAACAATCTAATAAATTCTATTGAAATCATTAAGAAGGGAGACTTTGACATTTTCCATCCGACATATTTTGACGACTACTATTTGCCATATCTGAATGGTAAACCTTTCGTGTTAACAATTCATGATATGATTCCAGAACTATATCCACAGTATTTCCAGAAAGATGATTTTCAAATTAGAATGAAGCGAAAATTAGCACCTTTAGCAAATGCTATTATCGCTGTAAGCGAGAACACAAAACAAGACATCATCCGTATTCTAGGTATTCCAGAGGAAAAAGTTCATGTGGTATATCATGGAAGTTCATTAGCTGTTCCACAAAAGAGTAGCTCACCCATTCAATCTCCATATATTTTATATGTTGGAGATCGAAGAGGCTATAAGAATTTCATTCCTTTTGTAAAACAAGTGTCTCCTCTGCTTAAGCAAAATAAAGATCTACGGGTTATTTGTACTGGACATACTTTTAGCAAAGAAGAAAAGACACTATTCCAAGAATATGGTATAAGCAAATCCTTTATCAATATCTGGGCAAAGGATGATGCACAGTTATATTCACTATACCATCATGCAATATGCTTCATCTATCCAAGTGAATACGAGGGGTTTGGAATTCCAATTTTAGAGGCATATCAGGCTGATTGTCCTGTCTTGCTCAATAACGCCAGCTGCTTTCCAGAAATTGCAAAAGATGCTGCAATTTATTTTGAATTAACACCAGAAAGAACCAATCTGAAAGAAAAGATTGAAATGATTCTATCATTATCTTCAGAAGAAAGAAAAACCTTATTATCAAAACAACGCACTCGTCTTAACAATTTCTGTTGGAAGAAAAGTGCCGAGGAACTATCTAAAATATACGAAACGATATGA
- a CDS encoding glycosyltransferase family 2 protein, which produces MKYSIITINYNNRDGLRNTIESIINQSYKDYEFIVIDGGSTDGSVDIINEYKDRITYWVSEKDNGIYHAMNKGVKAAHGEYLSFINSGDMLYNEHVLEDCLPYLKWDIVHGFAENINTPVATLCLIKIPGKKDPFSPTLHHQACLFKKELFDNEQYDESYKIVSDWKFYIEQILFYNCSFYRMPVKIAMCEGEGVSEKGKALGIKERISVLKEITTRLKKNDLYEINKDLMHHLMFTCKQGLLIDKNIRDIDCYIHTFPEANNYYKYYPFTIRQRILFFLAKNKMTWILKVITKLQKVTKD; this is translated from the coding sequence ATGAAATACTCCATTATAACAATTAACTACAATAATCGTGATGGTTTAAGAAATACTATTGAGAGTATCATAAACCAGTCATACAAAGACTATGAATTCATTGTCATTGATGGTGGTTCTACCGATGGCAGCGTTGATATAATCAATGAATATAAAGACAGAATAACTTACTGGGTATCAGAAAAAGATAATGGCATATACCATGCGATGAATAAAGGCGTTAAAGCTGCTCATGGTGAATACTTAAGTTTCATTAACTCAGGTGACATGCTATATAATGAGCACGTTTTGGAAGATTGCCTTCCTTACCTTAAATGGGACATTGTCCATGGTTTTGCAGAAAACATAAATACGCCTGTAGCTACACTTTGCCTTATCAAGATTCCTGGAAAGAAAGACCCTTTCTCACCAACCCTACATCATCAAGCATGTCTTTTCAAGAAAGAACTCTTCGATAATGAACAGTATGATGAAAGTTACAAGATTGTTTCAGACTGGAAGTTTTATATAGAACAAATACTTTTTTACAACTGTTCTTTTTATCGAATGCCAGTAAAAATTGCGATGTGTGAAGGAGAAGGTGTTTCAGAAAAAGGAAAAGCTTTAGGTATCAAGGAACGCATAAGCGTCTTAAAGGAGATAACAACCAGATTAAAAAAGAATGATTTATATGAAATCAATAAAGATTTAATGCATCATTTAATGTTTACCTGCAAACAGGGACTCCTGATAGACAAAAACATCAGGGATATAGACTGCTACATTCACACTTTTCCTGAAGCAAACAACTATTATAAATACTATCCTTTTACAATAAGACAAAGGATTCTATTCTTCCTCGCAAAAAACAAAATGACATGGATACTAAAGGTAATAACTAAACTTCAAAAGGTAACAAAGGACTAG